The genomic window CGCGCTTCTAGCCGCAAACGCGCACCCTTGCACTCTGGGCACACGCAGCCGTTGAGATATTTCGCCAGTTCTTCGCGCACCGTGGGCGAATCGGTCTCTTTGTAGCGCCGCTCCAGATTGTGGACGATGCCCTCGAACGGGTGTTCGCGCAGGGTGGGCTTGCCGAACTCGTTGAAATGGGTGAAGCCGATGGCCTCTTTGCCGCTGCCGTAGAGCAGCACGTTCTGTATCTTTTCCGGCAAGCTCTCGAAAGCGACTTCCAGGTCGAAATCGTAGTGCTTCGCCAGCGAAGACAGCATTTGGAAATAGAACTGGTTACGCCTGTCCCAGCCTTTGATCGCGCCAGAACTTAGCGACAGAGTAGGGAAGGCGACGATGCGCTTGGGATCGAAGAAATTGATGTTGCCCAGCCCGTCACAACGCGGGCAGGCGCCCATCGGATTGTTGAATGAGAACAATCGCGGCTCCAGCTCTGGCAACGCATAGCTACACACTGGGCAGGCGAACTTGGCGGAGAACAAGTGCTCCTTGGCGGAATCCATCTCCACCGCCAGTGCGCGTCCTTCCGCGTGGCGCAACGCCGTCTCGAACGATTCCGCCAGCCGCTGCTTAGCCTCAGGGCTGACCTTCAGCCTATCCACCACGATCTCGACAGTGTGCTTTTTGTTCTTCTCCAGCTTAGGTAGCTCGTTGATGTCATAGACCTCGCCGTTCACGCGCAGGCGCACGAAACCTTGGGCGCGCAATTCGTCGAACAAATCCAACTGCTCGCCCTTGCGATCCACCACCAGCGGCGACAGGATCATCACCCGCGTACCTTCCGGCAGCGCCAGCACCGTGTCCACCATCTGGCCGACCGACTGCGCCTGCAACACCAGATCATGCTCCGGGCAATACGGATCGCCCGCGCGGGCGAACAACAGGCGCAGATAATCGTGGATCTCGGTGACGGTGCCGACAGTGGAACGCGGATTGTGCGAAGTGGCCTTCTGCTCGATGGCGATGGCGGGCGACAAGCCCTCGATCAAGTCCACATCCGGCTTTTCCATCAGTTGCAGGAACTGCCGCGCATACGCCGACAGCGACTCCACGTAGCGCCGCTGCCCCTCGGCATAAAGCGTATCGAACGCCAACGAAGACTTGCCCGACCCCGACAAGCCGGTGATGACCACCAACTGATTGCGCGGCAGATCGAGGTCGATGTTCTTCAGGTTGTGGGTGCGCGCACCGCGAATCTTGATGTATTCCATGCTGGCCGTAGGAGGTGAAAACGACCTGAGAATATACGCGAGTTTTGTTGGAATCCCAACCGCTTAAAGCGACTGGACTAGTGGGTACGGCAAAGAGGTCTGGCCGTGTATCTGAGCATTTCCCATGCTAGCCTTTTCTTATGGCGCGTCCCCTTAGGGTCGAATTGACCGGTGGGCTTTATCATGTGACTACACGCGGCGACAGGTGCGAGGATACTTTCCTCGATGACGCTAATTGCCTTGCTTGGCTTGAGTTGTTCGCAGGTGTATATGTCTATTGAAAGTAAAAATGAAATTCGGCTAGTCGCATACATACTGGTTACGCTGTGCATCTTGGTACTGTTAATTCTAGATCAGACAGTTTTTCGACCAATAGAGCCCGCTTCTTGGCGTGATCAACAATTTTTGGAAAAGGAATTAGCATTAATTGTCAGCTCAACTGATGATATCGGGGTGTGGCAAGTTAGTGAAACTCTTCGGAAGCGTAACTCACTAGTTGTATCGGCCGAACTGACTCCGTATTTGGAGAAAACGGGTTATGAAGAAGCAGTAGTCAAATCTTTGCATCATAACGGTTGGAAACTTTTATCTTTATCGTCGGTGAAAACGAGCGTTTCGCTTTGTAAAGATAAATATCGTGCTAGTGTATTCACTGCCCGTGAAGTTGGATTTTTGGGGCTTGAGTTTTCAGTTAAGCAGTACAAGAGTGACCAAGCCTGTTAAGTTTTAAGAGATGTCCCCCAAATTTTGTAAACGGGGTTTTCTTCTGTTATGGCATCAGCTCAGCAAACTGGAGTTTGCGGCACCGCCTACTATGGGGTTAGGTCTTGCAATCCAGCTTCACCTCTAGTCTTTCCCCACGGCGAGTTCCCTTATTAGCAGCAAGGCAAGCGCTAGGGTTACTTCAGTCCTAGTTTCTCCCATCCCTCATGTCCCAGTTTGTTCATCGTTTCGATGTTCACGTCTGCGATGTGGTCGGCATCGGGGAAGGCATCGACGGCGCGATCGACGCTGGCTTCGCGTAGCAGGTGCAGGGTGGGGTAGGGCGAGCGGTTGGTGTAGTTCTCGATATCGTCGAACTTGGTTCCGGCGAATTGGTAGTGCGGGTGCAGGCTGGCGACCTGGAATTCGTCGTTGAACTCCGGTTCGGCGGTGGCGAGATCCACCGTGTCGAGGAAATCGTTGTAGTCGAGGAAGTCGGTGAGCACGTCAGGGTGAATCAGCAAGGTGGTGTCGATCTGCTCGGGATCGGTGTCCTGCAAGGTGCGCAACTCGGCGATCAGTTCTTCCAGCAGCGATTCCGGCGTGGTCGCTGAACTGACGACATAGCGTATCTGCTTTTTTACATGCACGGCTTTGGCGAAGGGACAGAGGTTGAGGCCGATGACGGCTTTTTCCAACCAGAGTTGGGTGGCGGCGATGATGGTTTCTTTGGGCATGGTGACTTTCCGGTCAGGTTGAGAGGCTGCTTGCCAGTTTTAATGGATTCAAACTAGTAAGGAAGCTTAAGTCGGGTGGAGTGCTGGTTGGTGGTGCTGCTTGAGGGAGGTACAAAACATCCCATCCCGGTGAATTTAGGATGGGATGTACATCGGGTGTTGCTAGTCTCGATCAGCGGGGCGGCGGGCAGGTTGCGCTGCGGGTTTAGTCGGAGCTGGCCGTGGGCGGGACTCTGGTTGGTGCGGAGGTACTGGACGTTGGGCTTCGCGTGGGCGAACCTGTTGATGGGGTGCTAGCGGACGAGGTTGTTGATGCGGTGCCATTGGGCGAACTTGTTGATGTGGTGCTTGTGGGCGCATCTGTTGTTGGGGCGCTAGTGGGCGACCGTGTTGCTGCGGTGCTAACGGACGAACCTGTTGCTGCGGTGTTTGTGGGCGACCATATTCACGGCGATCTTCCATGCGCCTATGCTCTTCAGCCTCACGTTCTCGCTCACGTTCGATACGTTCGTGCTCGCGTTCCATCCGTTCGTGTTGTAGCCTCTCCCGCTCATGCTCCATTCTTTCGTGCTGTAGCCGTTCGCGTTCGAGCTCCATCCGTTCATGTTGCATCCGTTCACGCTCCATGCGCTGATATTCCAAGCGATCATATTCGGCGTGGTTCCGGTCTTGATTTTGGCGGTAGTCGGGGACTCTTCGTTGAACTTGCTCCCCGCCAGACAAACAACCTGAAAGTGCGGTGGCTACGGCTACAGAAATGAGCAATCTTTTCATGGTGATCTCCGGTCAGCAATGGGTTCCAGCGGTTGGCGTGTTATTGATGCAATCGATCGCGCGCATCCTCGATCTTCTTTTCTATGAGCCGCTTCTCTGCGGCTTGACGCTCTTGTTCAACGCGTTCACGTTCTATCCGTTCGCGTTCATTGCGTTCCCGCTCCAAGCGTTCACGCTCTAGCCGCTCTTGTTCAGCGCGTTCACGTTCGATGCGCTCTTGATCTGCGCGTTTTTGCTCGATGCGTTTTTGCTCGGCACGTGCGCGCTCTGCACGGTCACGATCGACGCGGCCTGGGTCTTGCTTTGGCGGCACTTGGGAGGGAATCAATGAGCAAGCTGAGAGCGAGCTGACTATGGCAATGGCAAGTAAAAATCTCTTCATGGAAAAACCTAGGTCAAAAGATTGTTTGAGGCGGGGTGGGAGTATGCCTGAGAGCATGGCGAGTGGCTATATCGATTCGATGCGAGTTGAGGCTTGGGCTGCTTGGTAAGGGTGAACAAGTCTGTCGGTTGGAGTGTCGGCCTGCTAAAATGCGCGAGTTAATCAGTCAAGATACCTTTCGATGCAAACTACACCTGAAAAGATGAATCCCGCCGAACGCCGTGCCAGTATGGGTTTGGCGAGTGTCTATGGCCTGCGGATGCTCGGCCTGTTCATCATCTTGCCGATCTTCGCGCTCTACGCCGAGCATCTGCCGGGTGGCGAAAGTCATTTGCTGATCGGCATCGCGCTCGGTGCATATGGGCTGACGCAGGCGATCTTGCAGATTCCGGCGGGCTGGCTGTCTGACCGTTTCGGGCGCAAGCCGGTGATCGTGATCGGTTTGCTGTTGTTCGCGCTGGGCAGTTTTATCGCAGCCTCGGCGGACGACATCTACTGGATCATCGCTGGCCGTGTGATCCAAGGTGCGGGCGCGATCAACGCCGCCGTGATGGCGCTGACCGCCGATCTGACGCGCGAAGAGCATCGCACCAAGGCGATGGCGATGATAGGCATGACCATCGGCATCACCTTCTCCATTTCGCTGATCCTGTCGCCGCTGCTGTACCAGCACATCGGCGTCCCCGGCATCTTCGCGCTGACTGGCGTGCTGTCGCTGGTGGCCATCGCGGTGGTGCTGTGGTTCATCCCGCAACCCAAGATTACCCGCTTCCACACCGATACCGAGGCCAGCACCAGTAAGCTGGGCGAAGTGCTGCGCAATCCTGATCTGCTGCGCTTGGATTTTGGCATCTTCTCGCTGCACGCCATTCTGATGTCGGTGTTCATGCAAGTGCCGTTCGTCTTGCGTAACAACGGGCTGGAAGCCGAGCAGCATTGGCAAATCTATCTGCCGGTGATGTTGCTGGCTTTTGGTCTGATGGTGCCGCCCATCATCATCGCCGAGAAGAAGGCCAAGATGAAACAAGTGTTCATGGGCGCAGTCGGGCTGGCGGCGCTGGCGCAGTTGTCGCTGCTGCTATTGCAAGGCAGCGTGTGGGGCGTGGCGATCGCACTGCTGTTGTTCTTCACCGCGTTCAATGTGCTGGAAGCGACTCTGCCCTCTCTCATCAGCAAGATCGCGCCACTATCAGCCAAGGGCACGGCGATGGGGGTGTATAGCAGCGTGCAGTTCCTCGGTGCATTCTTCGGCGCGGCGATGGGCGGCATGTTGATGCAGAACGCGGGCGGCAACGCCGTGTTTGCTTTCGCCATCGGACTGCTGTTGCTATGGCTGCTAGTCGCCAGCGGCATGAAGCCGCCTGCAGCCGTGCGCACAAAACTGTATCATCTGCCCTCGTTGAACGAGGCGCAGGGCGCGGTATTGCAGCAGCAGTTGTCGCAGCTGGCTGGAGTGCGCGAAGTATTGGTCGTGGCGGCGGAGGGGATCGCCTGCCTCAAGGTGGAAATGGCCGGGTTCGATGAAGCCACGGTCGAGAATTTGGTAAAGGGAGAATGAGATGTCAGTGAACAAAGTGATTTTGGTAGGCCGTCTGGGCAAAGACCCAGAGACCCGTTACATGACCAGCGGCGAGGCCGTGACTAACGCCACGCTGGCGACTTCGGAGAACTGGAAGGACAAGAGCGGCGAGAAGCAGGAAAAGACAGAGTGGCATAACCTCGTGTTCTACCGCAAGCTAGCCGAGATCGCCGGGCAGTACCTGAAAAAAGGTGCGCAGGTCTATATCGAAGGCAAGATTCAGACTCGCAAGTGGCAGGACAAGACCAGCGGTCAAGACCGCTACACCACCGAGATCATCGTTGACCAGATGCAGATGCTGGGCGACAAGAAGAGCGGCACCGGAAACTTCGAAGTGGTGGACAATAATCAGCCGTCCTACGCGCCACGCGCCGCCGCAGCGCCTGCACCCGCCGCAAGCAAACCCGCTCCAGCCAAGAGCAGCGGCTTCGACAACTTCGACGACGACATTCCTTTTTGAGGTGTACCTAGAGTAATTTTGTAAACAAAACCCTGTCTATCGTTGTATAGACAGGGTTTTTTATTGTTTGTATGTTTTTATTGAGCCTGCTGATTGATGCTTCGTATCGCTGGTTTGAATGAACGTACCGCCGCTTCAAATCGCTGGATGTCTGCTGTTGCTGGGGCGGGGCCGTAGCGCAGCGTTTGGTATTGCTGGCAGATCGACTGAATGGGAGCGGCTAGATCTGGGCGCACCTTAGCTAGGCGTTCAGCGTAGTCACTGGCACCTTCATGGTCGGCACGTGGCAGCTTGAGGCTAGCCAGTTTGTCGCAAAATCTCAGCCAAGCCGCCTGTGTTGGATCTGCTGTGCATTGTTTCAAACGATAGAGGATGGCCAGCGCCAATAGCCCGATGGCGAGCAGCAAGGTCAACATCGCCCCTAGGCTTTGCGATATCCCAGAGACACCCGTAAAACGGGAGAGCAATTGCTTCTGCTGTTCTGTTGAATAAGCCAAGACTCGGCTATCCCAGTAATTGCTCAACGCATCCCAATGTAATTGAACATCGTGCATCCAAGCAGCTTTGGCCGCATGAGACAACATCGCGCTATCTTCCTGCGGAAGGGCCGCTTCGAGACCATGTTGCGAACGTTCGGGGGCGACCACGGTGATCGGGTCTATGCGTTGCCAGCCTCGGCCTTGCAGCCAGACCTCAGCCCATGCGTGCGCATCGGATTGACGCACGATCCAATAGCCGCCGGTCGCATTGAATTCTCCGCCCTGATAGCCCGTCACCACCCGCGCGGGCACGCCTGCCGCTCGCATCAGGAAGACGAAGGCGGAAGCGTAGTGTTCGCAGAAGCCTTGCCTGCTCTGGAAAAGAAAGTCATCCACTTCATTCGCTCCCAGTGGCACGGGCTTGAGGGTATAGCGGAAGGGGTGTGTGTGGAAATACTGCATTGCCGCATCGACGATGGCAGCATCACTGGCACTTTTTTGCCGCCAACCCTGAGCCAGTTCACGCGCTTGAGGATTGACCCCTTCCGGCAACTCCAGCGCGCGTTGTAAACGGCGCGGCGACTCTTCGACATTGGCACGATATTGGAGCCTGGAGTGTGCTGTGTACACCAGCTTTGAAGTCACCGGAGTCGGGTTGAGTAACTCGAAGCGGCTGCTCATCAGTACGGGGATCGATAACTGCTCGGGCAACTCAAGCGCAAACAGCCACATGCGCTGATGCGGCTCCAGTGTCACGGTGTAGTCAACCGCTTTGCCGGAGAACTGCACATCTGCTTGCCCCGCGCGGAATGAGCCACGGGACTGCCAAGTATGGCCATCGAACGCCGTGAGCACGGGGCCGCGCCAGTACATTTCTGCGGCTGCCGGTGCGGGACTGCTGAAGTTGATGCGGAAGGCGATGTCATCCGACAAGGACAGTTCACTCAGGCTGCCCGGCGTCATCGTGTCGGAAAGGCCACTGCGCGTGGGCGGAGCTTCTTGCGCAGCACTACCCCACAACGGGCCGGAGATGCGCGGGAACAGCAGGAACAAAAGTAACGCCAGCGGCAACGCTTGCAACAACATCCGGCCAGCAAAGTGCGTCATCTCTCGCCGAGGTGTACTCGGGTTGATGAGTGTCAACCAAGCGAGCAAGATCACCCATAGCCCCAGCAAGAGCAGCATCGCCATCAGCATCGTTTGCGAGAACAGAACCGCTGTGAATAGCAGAAAGCCAGTCAAATAGATCTGCACTAGCGCATCGCGGCGAGATTTGACTTCGAATAGTTTGAGGCCGGTGAACAGGCTCAGCATGGCGACGCCGGGCGCTTGTCCAAAGAGCGTTCGGTATTCCCACCAGACACCGACCAGCGCCACTAGCAACATCGCCAGCACGACCCAGCGCGAAAGCGCTTGGTAGGACGTGCGCCGCAATCTAGGTATCCACCAAATCACCATGCCCAGACAGGCGACCGTGATCCAGAGTGGGAGGTTCCCTAAATGCGGGATGACCGCGAACACCCACGCGACTAATAGAAAAGCCAGAGGCAGCGGCTCTTTCAAAACAGCTCCCGGTGGTCGAATAACGCCAGCATCTGCAAACATTCGGCACGATGTCCCTCGCCCTGTGCGATGCCGCACTCCTGTCCCGGCAGGCGTAAACCATAGGCTAAACCGGCTTGGTCGGCGTCCAGCACCCAGCGCGTAAGTTGCTCTAGGCAGCGCTCTTCCGAGGTGCGGGGCAAGGCATCCCAGTCCAACCAGACTAGGGTACCTTTGGGGGACTCGAACTGTTTTACCTGCAAGCCCTGTTCGCGTGCCAGCGTCTTCCAAGCGATCCGGCTCATGCCGTCACCCGGCACATAGCCGCGCAAACCGGCGAAATCCTCCACTCCGTTCGGATGCGTGCGTTCCCCGTCCTCGTCGGTCAGTAGGGTCGGCAGCGGACACGACTCCGCAGGGCGTGGATAGACCAGGCAAAAGGTTTCCAGAGGCAGATAAGCCCAAGCGTGGAACAATCCCAGCGGAAAATTGCAGCGCAACTCCAGACGTTGCGCTTCCAGCCAGCCCCGTTGCGAACTGGGTAGTTGTAAGCGAACCTCGGTTTCGGTCTGCGCAGCCACATCGAAGGTGGCCGTGTGGCCCAGCACTTCGCTCAAGGTGATTCGGTAGCGCGCGATCGGATATGGGTTGCGCACATGGAACACGAATTCGGCGGTGTCGCCCGCGAATATCGGCTCGATACGGCTTGCCCGAACCTCC from Ferriphaselus amnicola includes these protein-coding regions:
- a CDS encoding DUF1415 domain-containing protein → MPKETIIAATQLWLEKAVIGLNLCPFAKAVHVKKQIRYVVSSATTPESLLEELIAELRTLQDTDPEQIDTTLLIHPDVLTDFLDYNDFLDTVDLATAEPEFNDEFQVASLHPHYQFAGTKFDDIENYTNRSPYPTLHLLREASVDRAVDAFPDADHIADVNIETMNKLGHEGWEKLGLK
- a CDS encoding ATP-dependent DNA helicase; the protein is MKRFLLAIAIVSSLSACSLIPSQVPPKQDPGRVDRDRAERARAEQKRIEQKRADQERIERERAEQERLERERLERERNERERIERERVEQERQAAEKRLIEKKIEDARDRLHQ
- a CDS encoding MFS transporter, translating into MQTTPEKMNPAERRASMGLASVYGLRMLGLFIILPIFALYAEHLPGGESHLLIGIALGAYGLTQAILQIPAGWLSDRFGRKPVIVIGLLLFALGSFIAASADDIYWIIAGRVIQGAGAINAAVMALTADLTREEHRTKAMAMIGMTIGITFSISLILSPLLYQHIGVPGIFALTGVLSLVAIAVVLWFIPQPKITRFHTDTEASTSKLGEVLRNPDLLRLDFGIFSLHAILMSVFMQVPFVLRNNGLEAEQHWQIYLPVMLLAFGLMVPPIIIAEKKAKMKQVFMGAVGLAALAQLSLLLLQGSVWGVAIALLLFFTAFNVLEATLPSLISKIAPLSAKGTAMGVYSSVQFLGAFFGAAMGGMLMQNAGGNAVFAFAIGLLLLWLLVASGMKPPAAVRTKLYHLPSLNEAQGAVLQQQLSQLAGVREVLVVAAEGIACLKVEMAGFDEATVENLVKGE
- a CDS encoding single-stranded DNA-binding protein, with the protein product MSVNKVILVGRLGKDPETRYMTSGEAVTNATLATSENWKDKSGEKQEKTEWHNLVFYRKLAEIAGQYLKKGAQVYIEGKIQTRKWQDKTSGQDRYTTEIIVDQMQMLGDKKSGTGNFEVVDNNQPSYAPRAAAAPAPAASKPAPAKSSGFDNFDDDIPF
- a CDS encoding transglutaminase TgpA family protein translates to MKEPLPLAFLLVAWVFAVIPHLGNLPLWITVACLGMVIWWIPRLRRTSYQALSRWVVLAMLLVALVGVWWEYRTLFGQAPGVAMLSLFTGLKLFEVKSRRDALVQIYLTGFLLFTAVLFSQTMLMAMLLLLGLWVILLAWLTLINPSTPRREMTHFAGRMLLQALPLALLLFLLFPRISGPLWGSAAQEAPPTRSGLSDTMTPGSLSELSLSDDIAFRINFSSPAPAAAEMYWRGPVLTAFDGHTWQSRGSFRAGQADVQFSGKAVDYTVTLEPHQRMWLFALELPEQLSIPVLMSSRFELLNPTPVTSKLVYTAHSRLQYRANVEESPRRLQRALELPEGVNPQARELAQGWRQKSASDAAIVDAAMQYFHTHPFRYTLKPVPLGANEVDDFLFQSRQGFCEHYASAFVFLMRAAGVPARVVTGYQGGEFNATGGYWIVRQSDAHAWAEVWLQGRGWQRIDPITVVAPERSQHGLEAALPQEDSAMLSHAAKAAWMHDVQLHWDALSNYWDSRVLAYSTEQQKQLLSRFTGVSGISQSLGAMLTLLLAIGLLALAILYRLKQCTADPTQAAWLRFCDKLASLKLPRADHEGASDYAERLAKVRPDLAAPIQSICQQYQTLRYGPAPATADIQRFEAAVRSFKPAIRSINQQAQ
- a CDS encoding DUF58 domain-containing protein — translated: MFDWLQRRSHAWSIRRQGATDNVARLTAGRIFVLPTRQSLVLGATLLILWIGDINYNLNLGFMLTFLLLAVALLSLFHTYRNLAGLEVRASRIEPIFAGDTAEFVFHVRNPYPIARYRITLSEVLGHTATFDVAAQTETEVRLQLPSSQRGWLEAQRLELRCNFPLGLFHAWAYLPLETFCLVYPRPAESCPLPTLLTDEDGERTHPNGVEDFAGLRGYVPGDGMSRIAWKTLAREQGLQVKQFESPKGTLVWLDWDALPRTSEERCLEQLTRWVLDADQAGLAYGLRLPGQECGIAQGEGHRAECLQMLALFDHRELF